Proteins found in one Quercus robur chromosome 2, dhQueRobu3.1, whole genome shotgun sequence genomic segment:
- the LOC126713013 gene encoding protein phosphatase 1 regulatory subunit INH3, with amino-acid sequence MARPMSATARPTQSSSPSVTVTTTVASQSQQPPHQQQQPQQSQPETLVLRLNRKKKKVTWKEDTVDNEFMQKKSSKKCCIFHKQKPFDDDDTDSDSDHDPDPDHDHDHNHDHASCSSSHHS; translated from the coding sequence ATGGCGAGACCCATGAGCGCCACCGCGCGACCAACACAGTCCTCGTCACCCTCCGTGACCGTCACTACCACCGTCGCATCTCAGTCCCAACAACCACCCCATCAACAACAACAGCCACAACAATCACAACCTGAAACCCTAGTCCTCCGCCTCAACcgcaagaagaagaaggtgactTGGAAGGAAGACACCGTGGACAACGAGTTCATGCAGAAGAAGAGCTCCAAGAAGTGCTGCATCTTCCACAAGCAGAAGCCCTTCGACGACGACGATACTGACAGCGACAGCGACCACGATCCCGATCCCGATCACGATCACGACCACAACCACGACCAcgcttcttgttcttcttcccaTCACTCATGA